One Algihabitans albus genomic region harbors:
- the rnr gene encoding ribonuclease R, translated as MAREDFLEDFPDTTEILRYIEDSPTPVDKRDIARAFELKGAQRRRLREVLLELQEQGKLEDKGKKKLAPPDRLPPVGVVEVVGLDEDGELIAKPANWAEEDSGPPPRIYLSAGRSSRAALAVGDQALAKLARVEDGVYEGKVIRRIGRSPRRVLGLYEMTSQGGRLRPTDKRAKQDYVLNPPDAAGAKPGELVLAEVKSYHPRMGLRDVRVVERLGSLDNQRALSLVAIHEHGLRTAFPEEAEAEAEAAVTVGAKGRDNLRDIPLVTIDGADARDFDDAVYAEPDDEAKNHGGWRLLVAIADVAHYVQPDSALDREARARGNSAYFPDRVVPMLPEALSNGWCSLRPKEDRGCLAVWMTIDAEGELMAWRFLRGVMRSAARLTYEQVQAAMDGAPDDTSGPLLDPVIRPLYGAFQALLTNRRNRGTLELDMPERRILLNDEGDVAGIEPRQRLDSHRVIEELMICANVAAAGELERLRQPCMYRVHDLPDPQKVDALREVLDGMGIRLAKGQVIRPKTFKRVLEQAVGTPHANMVSELVLRCQSQAVYSPENLGHFGLALQRYAHFTSPIRRYADLLVHRALIRGLKLGGDGLTEAQATQFKAIGEQISMTERAAMAAERDAVDRMTAAFLSDRVGATFEGRVNGVTRFGLFVTLIESGADGLIPISSLPDDFYVHDERQHCLVGRRWGRRYRLGELLPVRLVEADRTTGGLVLHLADPDHAEDTEKQPSSGHHKAKNSSEKKTPSNLKTKQSSDRKDRKRTPQARRSRVRRSR; from the coding sequence GTGGCCCGCGAAGACTTTCTGGAGGATTTCCCCGATACGACGGAGATCCTGCGCTACATCGAAGACAGCCCGACTCCCGTGGACAAGCGCGACATCGCCCGCGCCTTCGAGCTGAAGGGCGCCCAGCGCCGGCGTCTGCGCGAGGTGCTGCTGGAGCTGCAGGAACAGGGCAAGCTCGAGGACAAGGGCAAGAAGAAGCTCGCACCGCCCGACCGCTTGCCGCCGGTCGGCGTGGTCGAGGTCGTCGGCCTCGACGAAGACGGCGAGCTGATCGCCAAGCCGGCGAACTGGGCGGAAGAAGACTCCGGCCCTCCGCCGCGCATCTACCTGAGCGCCGGACGGAGCAGCCGCGCCGCCTTGGCCGTCGGCGACCAGGCGCTGGCCAAGCTCGCGCGGGTCGAGGACGGCGTCTACGAGGGCAAGGTCATTCGCCGCATCGGCCGCTCCCCCCGGCGCGTACTCGGCCTCTACGAGATGACCTCCCAGGGCGGCCGGCTGCGCCCGACGGACAAACGCGCCAAGCAGGACTACGTTCTCAATCCGCCGGACGCCGCCGGTGCCAAGCCCGGCGAACTGGTGTTGGCCGAGGTCAAGAGCTACCACCCCCGCATGGGACTGCGCGACGTGCGCGTGGTCGAGCGGCTGGGCAGCCTCGACAACCAGCGCGCGCTCTCCCTGGTCGCCATCCACGAACACGGCCTGCGCACGGCCTTCCCCGAAGAAGCAGAGGCGGAGGCGGAGGCGGCGGTAACCGTCGGTGCCAAGGGCCGCGACAACCTGCGCGATATCCCCCTGGTGACAATCGACGGGGCGGATGCGCGGGACTTCGACGACGCGGTCTACGCCGAGCCCGACGACGAGGCGAAGAATCACGGCGGCTGGCGCCTGCTGGTCGCGATCGCCGACGTCGCCCACTACGTTCAGCCTGACAGCGCCCTGGACCGCGAAGCGCGGGCACGCGGCAACTCGGCCTACTTCCCGGACCGGGTGGTGCCGATGCTGCCGGAGGCGCTGTCCAACGGCTGGTGCTCCCTGCGCCCCAAGGAGGACCGTGGCTGCCTGGCGGTCTGGATGACCATCGACGCCGAGGGCGAGCTGATGGCCTGGCGCTTCCTGCGCGGCGTCATGCGCTCGGCGGCCCGGCTGACCTACGAGCAGGTGCAAGCCGCGATGGACGGCGCGCCGGACGACACCAGCGGGCCGCTGCTCGATCCGGTGATTCGGCCGCTCTACGGCGCCTTCCAGGCGCTGCTGACCAACCGGCGCAACCGCGGCACGCTCGAACTGGACATGCCGGAACGGCGGATCCTGCTGAACGACGAAGGCGATGTGGCCGGCATAGAGCCGCGCCAGCGGCTGGACAGTCACCGGGTCATCGAAGAACTGATGATCTGCGCCAACGTGGCCGCCGCCGGTGAGCTGGAGCGGCTGCGCCAGCCCTGCATGTACCGCGTGCACGATCTGCCGGATCCGCAGAAGGTCGATGCCCTGCGCGAAGTGCTGGACGGCATGGGCATCCGCCTCGCCAAGGGCCAGGTGATCCGTCCGAAGACCTTCAAGCGGGTTCTGGAGCAGGCCGTCGGCACACCCCACGCCAACATGGTCAGCGAGCTGGTCCTGCGCTGTCAGTCCCAGGCCGTCTACAGCCCCGAGAACCTCGGTCACTTCGGGCTGGCGTTGCAGCGCTACGCCCACTTCACTTCGCCGATCCGGCGCTACGCCGACCTGCTGGTCCATCGCGCCCTGATCCGCGGCCTGAAATTGGGCGGCGACGGACTGACGGAGGCGCAGGCCACCCAGTTCAAGGCGATCGGCGAACAGATCTCCATGACCGAGCGAGCGGCCATGGCGGCCGAACGCGACGCCGTCGACCGCATGACCGCCGCCTTCCTGTCCGACAGAGTCGGCGCCACCTTCGAGGGGAGGGTCAACGGAGTCACCAGGTTCGGCCTGTTCGTCACCCTGATCGAGAGCGGCGCCGACGGGCTGATTCCGATCTCGAGCCTGCCGGACGACTTCTACGTCCATGACGAGCGGCAGCATTGCCTCGTCGGACGTCGCTGGGGCCGACGCTACCGCTTGGGCGAGCTGCTGCCGGTTCGCCTGGTCGAAGCGGACCGTACGACGGGCGGTCTGGTGCTGCACCTCGCGGATCCCGATCACGCGGAAGACACTGAAAAACAGCCCAGCTCCGGCCATCATAAAGCTAAGAATTCAAGCGAGAAAAAAACGCCAAGTAATTTAAAAACAAAACAAAGCTCTGACAGAAAAGATCGGAAACGCACGCCGCAGGCGCGCCGTTCCAGGGTTCGCCGCAGCCGCTGA
- the smpB gene encoding SsrA-binding protein SmpB produces MTPNRPVAQNRKARHEFSIEDSFEAGLALTGSEVKSLRAGRANIGQSFAVDRNGELWLMNAHISEYAPAARFGHDPLRPRKLLLHRRELNRLLGQVKREGYALVPLSIYFNRRGVAKLNLGLARGKKKADKREDIKKRDWDRQKQRLLRAQN; encoded by the coding sequence ATGACTCCCAACCGACCCGTTGCCCAGAACCGCAAGGCGCGGCACGAATTCTCCATTGAGGACAGCTTCGAAGCCGGGCTCGCGCTCACCGGCTCCGAGGTGAAGTCCCTGCGTGCCGGACGCGCGAACATCGGTCAGTCCTTTGCCGTCGACAGGAACGGCGAGCTGTGGCTGATGAACGCTCATATCTCCGAGTACGCTCCGGCGGCCCGCTTCGGACACGACCCCCTCAGGCCGCGCAAGCTGCTGCTGCACAGGCGCGAACTCAACAGACTGCTGGGCCAGGTCAAGCGTGAGGGCTACGCGTTGGTTCCCCTCTCGATCTACTTCAACCGCCGCGGTGTCGCGAAGCTGAACCTCGGCCTTGCCCGCGGCAAGAAGAAGGCCGACAAGCGCGAGGACATCAAGAAACGCGACTGGGACCGTCAGAAGCAGCGCCTCCTACGGGCACAGAACTGA
- a CDS encoding S41 family peptidase — MSFRHLAISLAVAGIALGACTTQELRSQPTAYEPSRAERMFIAGYQDVTAVYIEDVEVDDLALAGLEAVTQIDPELSFDFENGKVTVAYDEAVLRSLPAPSPRDSTGWARLTASAIEEGRRLSPALGESRAEDVYEAVFDGMVAELDAYSRYAGREEARENRASRDGFGGIGVRIRVEDDGVRLVSVMEETPAEAAGLQDEDLIVTIAGRPAAGMDQRDVVRTLRGPIGTYVRVSVRRADLPEPFEVDIERDHIVPQTVTYRRADDVAVIRVAGFNQSTTQTLREKIFRAEREIGEDLQGFIIDLRDNPGGLLDQAVSVADLFVADGRIVSTHGRHPDSHQYFEARRDDLIGQLPIVVLINGNSASASEIVAAALQDSRKAIVVGSNSFGKGTVQTVLRLPNEGELTLTWARFHAPSGYALHKRGVLPDVCIADDSRDLPATLTRLRGGELLIPSRQRQAPVDIDDEDGLQQLRALCPTRDSEGELDVEVALQLILDPSLYASAIGSPVNTAGRVKEAARFD; from the coding sequence ATGTCGTTTCGCCACCTCGCCATCTCGCTTGCCGTCGCCGGCATCGCTCTGGGCGCCTGTACGACACAGGAGTTGCGCAGCCAGCCGACCGCCTACGAGCCCTCGCGGGCCGAGCGGATGTTCATCGCCGGATATCAGGACGTCACCGCGGTCTATATCGAGGACGTGGAGGTCGACGATCTGGCCCTGGCGGGGCTCGAGGCCGTGACGCAGATCGACCCTGAACTCAGCTTCGACTTCGAAAACGGCAAGGTCACCGTGGCGTACGACGAAGCGGTGCTCCGCAGCCTGCCGGCCCCGTCACCGCGCGACAGCACCGGCTGGGCCCGGCTGACGGCCTCCGCGATCGAGGAAGGCAGACGCCTCTCTCCCGCGCTGGGCGAATCCCGGGCGGAAGACGTTTACGAGGCGGTCTTCGACGGCATGGTGGCCGAACTCGACGCCTACTCCCGCTATGCCGGCCGCGAAGAGGCGCGTGAGAACCGCGCCAGCCGCGACGGCTTCGGCGGCATCGGCGTACGCATTCGCGTCGAGGACGACGGCGTTCGCCTTGTCTCCGTGATGGAGGAAACGCCGGCCGAAGCCGCCGGCCTGCAGGACGAAGACCTGATCGTCACCATCGCCGGCCGGCCCGCCGCCGGGATGGACCAGCGGGACGTCGTCCGGACTCTGCGCGGTCCGATCGGGACCTACGTGCGGGTCAGCGTGCGCCGCGCCGACCTGCCGGAGCCTTTCGAGGTCGATATCGAGCGCGATCACATCGTTCCGCAGACCGTAACCTACCGTCGTGCCGACGACGTGGCGGTCATCCGCGTGGCCGGCTTCAACCAATCGACCACCCAGACCCTGCGGGAGAAGATCTTCCGCGCCGAGCGGGAGATCGGCGAAGACCTGCAGGGCTTCATCATCGATCTGCGCGACAATCCGGGCGGCCTGCTCGATCAGGCGGTCTCGGTCGCCGACCTCTTCGTCGCGGACGGCCGGATCGTCTCCACCCACGGCCGCCATCCGGACAGCCACCAGTATTTCGAGGCGCGACGCGACGATCTGATCGGCCAGCTGCCGATCGTCGTTCTGATCAACGGCAACTCGGCCTCGGCCTCGGAGATCGTGGCGGCCGCCCTGCAGGACAGCCGCAAGGCCATCGTCGTCGGCTCAAATTCCTTCGGCAAGGGAACGGTCCAGACCGTGCTGCGGCTGCCGAATGAAGGCGAGTTGACGCTGACCTGGGCACGCTTCCATGCCCCCTCGGGCTACGCCCTGCACAAACGCGGCGTCTTGCCGGATGTCTGCATCGCGGACGACAGCCGCGATCTACCGGCCACCCTCACCCGCCTGCGCGGCGGCGAACTGCTGATCCCCAGCCGCCAGCGTCAGGCACCCGTGGATATCGACGACGAGGACGGGCTGCAGCAACTGCGCGCGCTCTGCCCGACCCGAGACAGCGAAGGCGAACTCGACGTAGAAGTCGCCTTGCAGCTCATTCTCGATCCCAGCCTTTACGCCAGTGCCATCGGCAGCCCGGTCAATACCGCCGGCCGCGTCAAAGAGGCCGCACGCTTCGACTGA
- a CDS encoding carboxymuconolactone decarboxylase family protein, producing the protein MKGTTMGQLFALHDETSAPEAAREALSATRRSFGMIPNLERVMANAPALLAAYSALWELFDRTSLSPVERQVVYQTANFENDCAYCVPWHSYLAEQAGMAAVDIEALRAGKPLATPKLEALRVFARQLIHNRGNISESDLKAFLEAGYGEEQALEVVLGLAIKVTSNYTNSLAGTPLDDAVAKFAWRKPTIAMRPGKEG; encoded by the coding sequence ATGAAGGGAACGACGATGGGTCAGCTCTTTGCCTTGCACGATGAAACCAGTGCACCGGAAGCTGCGCGCGAAGCCCTGTCGGCGACGCGCCGCAGCTTCGGGATGATCCCCAATCTGGAGCGGGTCATGGCGAACGCGCCGGCTCTCCTGGCCGCCTACAGCGCCCTCTGGGAGCTGTTCGATAGGACGTCGCTTTCGCCGGTCGAACGGCAGGTCGTCTACCAGACCGCCAACTTCGAGAACGACTGCGCCTACTGCGTGCCCTGGCACAGCTATCTCGCCGAACAGGCGGGGATGGCAGCCGTGGATATCGAGGCCCTGCGTGCCGGCAAACCGCTCGCGACGCCGAAGCTGGAGGCGCTGCGCGTCTTTGCACGCCAACTGATCCACAACCGGGGCAACATCAGCGAAAGCGACCTGAAGGCTTTCCTGGAGGCCGGCTACGGCGAGGAACAGGCGCTCGAGGTCGTGCTCGGTTTGGCCATCAAGGTCACGAGCAACTACACGAACTCCCTCGCCGGCACGCCGCTGGACGACGCCGTCGCGAAGTTCGCCTGGCGCAAACCGACAATCGCGATGCGGCCAGGGAAAGAGGGCTAG
- a CDS encoding TetR/AcrR family transcriptional regulator, translated as MDDVSPHAGRPRSFDPDAVLDAALTAFHRYGLSAATYDVLERATGLHRQSLVYAFGDKRALFEAALRRYAERRVEEVVACLTAPGSPAAGIKGAFALWLEDARNEARRGCLLVNTAGEVGRRDEALADIVEAATDRLTAAFEEAFSRARAAGELRTEAAPQALADCAVVLGDGALLHARASGQAQRAEASIAAFLTTVVG; from the coding sequence ATGGATGATGTCTCTCCTCACGCCGGCCGGCCTCGGAGCTTCGATCCGGATGCGGTGCTGGATGCGGCGCTGACCGCTTTTCATCGTTACGGCCTGTCTGCGGCCACCTACGACGTGCTGGAACGGGCGACGGGCCTGCACCGGCAGAGCCTCGTCTATGCCTTCGGCGACAAGCGCGCGCTCTTCGAAGCCGCGCTGCGGCGCTACGCGGAACGGCGGGTGGAGGAGGTGGTGGCCTGCCTGACGGCGCCCGGATCTCCGGCGGCCGGCATCAAGGGCGCCTTTGCCCTCTGGCTCGAGGATGCGCGCAACGAGGCGCGGCGCGGGTGCTTGCTGGTCAACACGGCCGGCGAGGTCGGGCGGCGGGACGAAGCCCTGGCCGACATTGTCGAGGCGGCCACCGACCGGCTGACCGCTGCCTTCGAAGAGGCCTTCTCTCGTGCCCGCGCGGCCGGCGAGCTGCGAACCGAGGCCGCGCCGCAAGCCCTCGCCGACTGCGCGGTGGTCCTGGGCGACGGGGCCCTGCTGCATGCACGCGCCTCGGGCCAGGCGCAGCGTGCCGAAGCCAGCATCGCGGCCTTCCTGACGACCGTCGTTGGCTAG
- the dapA gene encoding 4-hydroxy-tetrahydrodipicolinate synthase translates to MSGPLFTGSITAMITPFADGAVDEAAFRKFIDWQIAEGSDALVPVGTTGESPTLTHAEHKAVVEICVDQVAGRVPVIAGTGSNSTAEAIDFARHAQEAGADAALVVTPYYNKPSQEGLYQHYKAIHDAGDLPILIYNIPGRSVVDMTVETMARLAELPRIVGVKDATADILRPWKTRDAIGPDFALISGEDATIVPFLAMGGHGCISVTSNVAPRLCSSLHKAWQAGRMSEVTEINDRLMPLHEALFIEPSPQPAKYALSLMGHLQNELRLPLVPVAAETEQRVRTAMVHAGLIN, encoded by the coding sequence ATGTCCGGGCCGTTGTTCACCGGTTCTATCACAGCGATGATCACTCCCTTTGCCGACGGTGCCGTCGACGAGGCGGCTTTTCGCAAATTCATCGACTGGCAGATCGCCGAAGGCAGCGATGCTCTCGTGCCGGTGGGCACGACGGGCGAGTCGCCGACCTTGACCCATGCGGAGCACAAGGCGGTGGTGGAGATCTGCGTCGACCAGGTGGCGGGCCGCGTGCCCGTGATCGCCGGGACCGGGTCCAACTCCACGGCCGAAGCCATCGACTTCGCGCGGCACGCTCAGGAGGCCGGTGCCGACGCCGCGCTGGTTGTCACGCCTTACTACAACAAGCCCAGCCAGGAAGGGCTCTATCAGCACTACAAGGCGATCCACGACGCCGGCGATCTGCCGATCCTCATCTACAACATCCCGGGCCGGTCGGTCGTCGACATGACCGTCGAGACCATGGCGCGGCTCGCCGAGTTGCCGCGCATCGTCGGTGTCAAGGATGCCACGGCCGATATTTTGCGTCCCTGGAAGACGCGCGATGCCATCGGTCCCGACTTCGCGCTGATCTCCGGCGAAGACGCCACGATCGTGCCGTTCCTGGCAATGGGCGGGCATGGCTGCATCTCCGTTACCTCGAACGTCGCGCCGCGGCTCTGCAGTTCTCTCCACAAGGCCTGGCAGGCCGGCCGGATGAGCGAGGTTACGGAGATCAACGACCGCCTGATGCCCCTGCACGAGGCCCTCTTCATCGAGCCGAGCCCGCAGCCCGCCAAGTATGCGCTCTCGCTGATGGGTCATCTTCAGAACGAGCTTCGCCTGCCTTTGGTTCCGGTGGCGGCCGAGACCGAACAGCGGGTCCGCACGGCTATGGTCCATGCGGGGCTGATCAACTAG
- a CDS encoding haloacid dehalogenase type II, producing MTAFDGVKACVFDAYGTLFDVHSAAAAEAATLGERMTSLSQTWRQKQLEYTWLRSLMGAHADFRQVTRDALDFALQAQEIDEPGLAERLMQLYLRLDAYPDVRPTLERLRAGGLKTAILSNGEPTMLAAAVEHAGLADLLDAALSVEEVGIYKPDARVYQLAIDRFGLAGPAEIAFVSTNGWDARGAANFGFQVAWMNRFGLQLDRLPGEPKAIMTGLEELPGLLGL from the coding sequence ATGACCGCGTTCGACGGGGTGAAGGCCTGCGTCTTCGATGCCTACGGCACGCTGTTCGACGTTCACTCGGCCGCCGCCGCCGAGGCCGCAACGCTTGGCGAACGGATGACATCCCTCTCGCAAACCTGGCGGCAGAAGCAGCTCGAGTACACCTGGCTGCGCAGTCTCATGGGCGCCCATGCCGACTTCCGGCAGGTGACGCGCGACGCACTCGATTTCGCGCTGCAGGCGCAAGAGATCGACGAGCCGGGCCTGGCCGAGCGGCTGATGCAGCTCTACCTCCGCCTCGACGCCTATCCCGACGTGCGCCCCACGCTCGAGCGCCTGCGGGCCGGCGGCCTCAAGACCGCGATCCTGTCCAACGGCGAGCCGACGATGCTGGCCGCCGCCGTCGAACACGCCGGCCTTGCCGATCTTCTGGACGCAGCGCTTTCGGTCGAGGAAGTCGGCATCTACAAGCCGGACGCCCGCGTTTATCAGCTGGCCATCGACCGCTTCGGCCTCGCCGGTCCGGCGGAGATCGCCTTCGTCTCGACCAACGGCTGGGACGCGCGCGGCGCCGCCAACTTCGGTTTCCAAGTGGCCTGGATGAACCGCTTCGGTCTGCAGCTCGACCGGCTGCCCGGCGAGCCCAAGGCGATCATGACCGGCCTGGAGGAACTCCCCGGCCTGTTGGGACTTTGA
- a CDS encoding NUDIX domain-containing protein yields the protein MLEKTSPVKPQDAAGLILLRRPRRGTAEILLGRRHAATRFMPGVYVTPGGRLEAIDRHPSGFLEALPQVEGAVDAATRRRLLALARCALRETTEETGLLVGRPNGPDSPQPVSRWSRFAEAGLAPAFEDLRLIARAITPAGSPIRFHTRFFLTDGALAEGRLGGDGELEDLRWAPLPTLPALRMAEVTRLVIEEAARQLDAPAPVRALTWRGHRQMSRRT from the coding sequence ATCTTAGAGAAAACATCTCCTGTTAAACCGCAAGACGCCGCCGGGCTGATCTTGCTGCGACGGCCAAGGCGTGGCACCGCCGAGATCCTGCTTGGCCGCCGTCATGCCGCGACACGCTTCATGCCGGGCGTCTACGTCACGCCCGGCGGGCGCCTCGAAGCGATCGATCGACACCCGAGCGGCTTCCTGGAGGCCCTCCCGCAGGTCGAAGGCGCAGTCGACGCCGCCACGCGGCGTCGACTGCTCGCCCTGGCCCGCTGCGCCCTGCGCGAAACAACTGAGGAAACGGGACTGCTGGTCGGCCGGCCAAACGGCCCGGACAGCCCACAACCGGTGTCCCGATGGTCCCGCTTTGCCGAAGCGGGACTGGCGCCCGCCTTCGAGGACCTGCGGCTGATCGCGCGCGCCATCACGCCGGCCGGATCGCCGATCCGCTTCCACACGCGCTTCTTCCTGACGGACGGCGCGTTGGCCGAGGGGCGACTGGGCGGCGACGGCGAACTGGAGGATCTGCGCTGGGCCCCGCTGCCGACGTTGCCGGCCCTGCGAATGGCGGAGGTGACGCGGTTGGTGATCGAAGAAGCCGCGCGGCAGCTCGATGCCCCCGCCCCGGTGCGCGCCCTCACCTGGCGCGGCCATCGGCAGATGAGCCGGCGGACCTAA
- a CDS encoding lytic transglycosylase domain-containing protein: protein MRIDRLRTLLASLLVAGLAWPAAAAGQTPIGQTLSRADRDLYSTAFAAADARQYDVAIAATAVAEDPLLRDVLRWLRLTDPATEANFAEIADFVEAHPGWPGRSALRRAAEEAMPLSLPASRVLAWFAANPPVTSTGKARHATALLNIGREAEAVAQARQAWRETSFPRDIEMSFHERFRRYLTPEDERARFERLVFEGRSTPAQRQARRLGSGFAELATARIKLAKREPGVDGAIERVPAHLQNDEGLLFERARWRMRSDRYREALELVDPVSVAVAHPAQWWDLRSWMARRALRLGDVSVAYRLASGNGLTAGVDFAEAEFLAGWIALDWLGDPEMAQPHFERLYAGVSSQISLARGAFWTGETLDRAGKPAEAAQWWRRAAIHGETFYGQMAIARLGDVPAVVANPPAAVPDSRRRQFDELELVRVIVRLAELDRHDLVFRFFAALRQQTQDEVDWRMIGDLAEALRRPDQRVWTAKRARRDGYLLADHLFPVLEGIDLGAPEEAALVLGLMRQESSFWTGAVSSAGARGLMQLMPATAKQTAAQLGLDYSLSRLVDDPEFNVTLGRVFLIDMVARYDGYLPLVLAAYNAGPGRANQWIREYGDPRDPAVDEITWIESIPFSETRNYVQRVLEAAYIYRGKLGLPTRPLPSLFRLARGPATD from the coding sequence ATGAGGATCGACCGCTTGCGCACACTCCTTGCCAGTCTGCTTGTGGCCGGTCTCGCCTGGCCGGCCGCCGCGGCCGGCCAGACACCGATTGGGCAGACGCTCAGCCGCGCCGACCGCGATCTTTACAGCACGGCTTTTGCCGCCGCGGACGCACGGCAGTACGACGTGGCGATCGCCGCCACGGCCGTGGCCGAGGACCCCTTGCTGCGCGACGTCCTACGCTGGCTGCGCCTGACCGATCCCGCGACGGAGGCGAACTTCGCCGAGATCGCCGATTTCGTCGAGGCGCATCCGGGTTGGCCCGGCCGCAGCGCTCTGCGCCGCGCGGCCGAGGAGGCCATGCCGCTCTCTCTACCGGCCTCGCGAGTGTTGGCCTGGTTCGCCGCCAACCCGCCGGTGACCAGCACCGGCAAGGCCCGGCACGCCACCGCGCTGCTGAACATCGGGCGCGAAGCCGAAGCCGTGGCGCAAGCCCGGCAGGCCTGGCGGGAAACGAGCTTCCCACGCGACATCGAGATGTCTTTCCACGAGCGCTTCCGCCGCTACCTGACGCCGGAGGATGAGCGCGCACGCTTCGAGCGACTGGTATTCGAAGGCCGCAGCACGCCGGCGCAACGCCAAGCCCGCCGTCTCGGCTCGGGTTTCGCGGAGTTGGCGACCGCACGGATCAAGCTGGCCAAGCGCGAGCCGGGTGTGGACGGTGCCATCGAGCGCGTGCCGGCACATCTGCAGAACGACGAGGGCCTGTTGTTCGAGCGAGCCCGCTGGCGCATGCGGTCCGACCGCTACCGCGAGGCACTCGAGCTGGTCGATCCAGTGTCGGTCGCCGTCGCCCATCCGGCGCAATGGTGGGATCTTCGATCCTGGATGGCGCGACGGGCCCTGCGGCTGGGCGATGTCTCCGTCGCCTACCGGCTGGCCAGCGGAAACGGCCTGACGGCGGGCGTCGACTTCGCCGAGGCCGAGTTCCTGGCCGGCTGGATCGCGCTCGACTGGCTCGGCGACCCGGAGATGGCGCAGCCGCACTTCGAGCGGCTCTACGCCGGCGTGTCCTCGCAAATCAGCCTGGCACGCGGCGCCTTCTGGACCGGCGAGACGCTGGACCGGGCCGGCAAGCCGGCAGAGGCCGCCCAGTGGTGGCGGCGCGCGGCGATTCACGGAGAAACCTTTTACGGTCAGATGGCGATTGCCCGTCTGGGCGATGTGCCCGCGGTCGTCGCCAACCCACCGGCGGCCGTACCGGACAGCCGACGCCGCCAGTTCGACGAGCTGGAACTGGTCCGCGTGATCGTGCGGCTTGCGGAGCTGGATCGGCACGACCTGGTCTTTCGCTTCTTCGCAGCGCTGCGGCAGCAGACGCAGGACGAGGTCGATTGGCGCATGATCGGCGATTTGGCCGAGGCGCTTCGACGGCCCGATCAGCGCGTCTGGACGGCGAAGCGAGCGCGGCGCGACGGCTACCTTCTGGCGGACCACCTCTTCCCCGTGCTGGAAGGGATCGATCTGGGCGCCCCGGAGGAAGCCGCCCTGGTGCTCGGCCTGATGCGTCAGGAGAGTTCCTTCTGGACCGGCGCGGTCAGCAGCGCGGGCGCCCGCGGCCTGATGCAGCTCATGCCAGCCACGGCCAAGCAGACGGCCGCCCAGTTGGGGCTCGACTACAGCCTGTCCCGGCTGGTCGACGACCCGGAGTTCAACGTCACGCTGGGCCGCGTCTTCCTGATCGACATGGTGGCGCGCTACGACGGCTACCTGCCTCTCGTCCTCGCCGCCTACAACGCCGGACCCGGACGCGCCAATCAGTGGATCCGGGAGTACGGCGATCCCCGCGATCCGGCCGTCGACGAGATCACCTGGATCGAATCCATCCCCTTCTCGGAGACGCGTAACTACGTTCAGCGCGTCCTCGAGGCGGCCTATATCTATCGCGGCAAGCTCGGCCTGCCGACCAGGCCGCTGCCGTCGCTCTTCCGGCTGGCGCGGGGCCCCGCAACCGACTAA